Proteins encoded within one genomic window of Gadus macrocephalus chromosome 16, ASM3116895v1:
- the calm3a gene encoding calmodulin 3a (phosphorylase kinase, delta) produces MADQLTEEQIAEFKEAFSLFDKDGDGTITTKELGTVMRSLGQNPTEAELQDMINEVDADGNGTIDFPEFLTMMARKMKDTDSEEEIREAFRVFDKDGNGYISAAELRHVMTNLGEKLTDEEVDEMIREADIDGDGQVNYEEFVQMMTAK; encoded by the exons agttcAAGGAGGCGTTCTCCCTGTTCGATAAGGATGGAGAcggcaccatcaccaccaaagAGCTGGGGACCGTGATGCGCTCTCTGGGCCAGAACCCCACGGAGGCGGAGCTACAGGACATGATCAACGAGGTGGACGCCGACG GTAACGGGACCATCGACTTCCCAGAGTTCCTGACCATGATGGCGCGGAAGATGAAGGACACAGACAGCGAGGAGGAGATCAGAGAAGCCTTCAGAGTCTTTGACAAG GACGGGAACGGCTACATCAGCGCGGCGGAGCTGCGGCACGTAATGACCAACCTGGGGGAGAAGCTGACGGACGAGGAGGTGGACGAGATGATCCGCGAGGCTGACATCGACGGAGACGGACAGGTCAACTACGAGG AGTTCGTCCAGATGATGACTGCCAagtga